From a region of the Lactuca sativa cultivar Salinas chromosome 4, Lsat_Salinas_v11, whole genome shotgun sequence genome:
- the LOC111908881 gene encoding uncharacterized protein LOC111908881 has protein sequence MSLHTLNNSVGIIGGVSSNATLNFIKKLVNMSNECKKDENGLPFVLCSDPILNKSLQVNDQTQIVKILRQKRVFLEKSGARCIVMPCHISHSWYDHVSKGSSVPILHMGECVAKQLKEAKLKPLEAGSPLRIGVLATNETLKAGFYQEKLQKEGFEVVVPDKATMEHTIIPSMEAIRRKDIEGARNLLRIALQVLLVRAVNMIILASDDLREILPHDDLLLKKCVDPLDSLARSTIKIAQSATEGS, from the exons ATGTCCCTTCATACATTGAACAACTCTGTGGGAATAATCGGAGGAGTGTCATCCAATGCCACACTTAATTTCATAAAAAAGCTCGTTAACATGAGCAACGAGTGTAAAAAGGATGAAAATGGCCTTCCCTTTGTTCTTTGCTCAGATCCAATTCTAAACAAGAGCCTACAAGTGAATGATCAAACTCAAATTGTGAAAATTTTGAGACAAAAAAGAGTTTTCCTTGAAAAATCTGGAGCTCGTTGTATAGTGATGCCATGTCACATATCACATTCATGGTATGATCATGTTTCAAAAGGCTCTTCTGTTCCTATACTACATATGGGTGAATGTGTTGCAAAACAGCTCAAAGAAGCTAAGTTAAAACCATTAGAAGCTGGAAGTCCTTTGAGAATTGGGGTTCTTGCcactaatgaaaccctaaaagcaGGATTCTATCAAGAAAAACTACAAAAAGAG GGTTTTGAGGTTGTGGTGCCAGATAAAGCTACAATGGAACACACGATAATTCCATCAATGGAAGCGATAAGAAGAAAAGACATAGAAGGAGCACGAAATCTGTTGAGAATTGCTTTACAGGTTCTTCTTGTGAGAGCTGTGAACATGATCATTCTTGCATCTGATGATTTGAGGGAAATTTTGCCACATGATGATCTGTTGTTGAAAAAATGTGTTGACCCTTTGGATTCTTTAGCTAGGTCAACCATTAAGATTGCTCAATCTGCTACAGAAGGTTCTTAA